The Mangrovibacillus cuniculi sequence ATCAAATCCTCGTTCTTGATCGAGGAGAAATAGTTGAAAAAGGATCACATGATGAATTGATGGAGAAAAAAGGAAAGTATTATCAAATGTACGAGTTACAGAAAGGTAATATTGCTAGCTAATTCAAGAAAAAAGAGTAGGATCTCTAATACGAGATGCCTACTCTTTTTTTGGAATGCAATTGTTTTTTAAACACTTCACAAACAAAATTGGCTGTATCAGCTGTGGAAATCAATTTTCCATCTAGGGGAAGAAAGTTTTCTTCTACACGGTATGTTCCTTTTTCTTCTCCATCTGGTAAATAGGTAGGACAAACAATTGTCCAGTCTAAATTTGACAAAAGGAGTGCTTGCCAGGCTTTTTCATGTTCGAGGGATGCTCTAGTTAATCCTCTTTTGGATTCGTCTGTTTGAAAGCGCAACTTGCGAGGCTCTTCGCGTGATTGTAAGATCCCAGCTGTTCCAATCGTAATGATGCGTTGAAGGTGAGCGTGCTTCATTGCACGTATTAGCTTTGGTGTCACATCACTTAGGACATCTGATTTATCTGTGCTTAAACAGGAAATAACTGCATCAGCATCTTGAAGTGTTTCCACAATTTTTTCGTAGTTCCTAGCGTCACCTACAATGGTTTTAGCTGGAGAATGTAATCTCGATGGATCCCGAACTAACGCTGTAACTTCGACATTTGCATCTCCTAGTTTTTGATGTACTAATTGACCTACTCTACCTGTCGCTCCGAATAAAGCAACTTTCATGTTAATTCCTCCTGTCATTATTTACACTTTACCCTAAATTACTACACATATCACATTTCATTGCAGGAAAAGATAATTTTGAGCAAATGCATTGACTTTATGAGTCTTACGTCATATGATTTGGAACGTACTTAATAATTCCGATAAGATTAATGGGGGTTTAAACATGAAAAAGAAATTACTATCTGGGTTAATGATTGGATTTGCAAGCTTAGCGTTAGTTGCTTGTGGAACATCTAATTCATCTGGCTCTAGTTCTTCAACGAATGATCAAGAAACAAATGCAGAGGGTACTCTATACGATAAAGTGATGGAAGAGGGAGAATTACTAGTTGGTACTGAGGGCACATATCCTCCTTTTACTTTCCACGATGAAACTGGTAAGCTAACTGGTTTTGACGTAGAAATTGCGGAAGAAGTTGCAAAGCGTTTAGGTGTAGAGGCTAAGTTCATGGAGACACAATGGGACGCTATGTTTGCAGGGCTTGATGCGGAGCGTTTTGATATGATTGCAAATCAAGTTGGAATTCGTCCTGACCGTGAGGAGAAGTATTTATTCTCTGAACCGTATATTTCTTCCGCAGCTGTACTAGTAACAGGTGCTGATTCAGATGTCGCTGCTTTTGAGGACATAAAAGGTTTAAATGCAGCACAGTCATTAACTTCAAATTACCGTGATATAGCAGAAGAATATGGTGCTGAAATTATTGGAGTAGAAGGGTTAGCTCAAGCAATTGAATTATTAGCAGCTGGTCGTGTAGATGTAACAATTAATGACAAATTATCTATTTTAGATTATCAACAAAAACAGCCAAACGCACCAATCAAGATTGCTGCTGAGGCAGAAGATGCATCTT is a genomic window containing:
- a CDS encoding NAD(P)-dependent oxidoreductase, which gives rise to MKVALFGATGRVGQLVHQKLGDANVEVTALVRDPSRLHSPAKTIVGDARNYEKIVETLQDADAVISCLSTDKSDVLSDVTPKLIRAMKHAHLQRIITIGTAGILQSREEPRKLRFQTDESKRGLTRASLEHEKAWQALLLSNLDWTIVCPTYLPDGEEKGTYRVEENFLPLDGKLISTADTANFVCEVFKKQLHSKKRVGISY
- a CDS encoding amino acid ABC transporter substrate-binding protein; the encoded protein is MKKKLLSGLMIGFASLALVACGTSNSSGSSSSTNDQETNAEGTLYDKVMEEGELLVGTEGTYPPFTFHDETGKLTGFDVEIAEEVAKRLGVEAKFMETQWDAMFAGLDAERFDMIANQVGIRPDREEKYLFSEPYISSAAVLVTGADSDVAAFEDIKGLNAAQSLTSNYRDIAEEYGAEIIGVEGLAQAIELLAAGRVDVTINDKLSILDYQQKQPNAPIKIAAEAEDASSSGLMFRKGSEELVEAVDKALAEMKEDGTYEEISVKWFGEDVSK